The following is a genomic window from Mycobacterium parmense.
CGCCCTTTGCACCAGCCGCTGCAGCACGGTGGCCGAGTCGTCGTTTTCGCGCAGCCTGCCGATCTCGACCAGCTCGTGAGCCAGTGAAAGCACCTGCTCGTTCACAGCTCGCCGTCCGTCAGCCCGGCTATGGCGTCGTCGAGCACCGAATAAAGAGGCACCACCTCATCGACCCCCATGAGCCGGATCGGGCGGCTGGTCGCCGGGCCGTCGGCCACCACCACAACCTTCGTGTTGCCTGCGGCCGTCCGGTAGGCCTTGACCAGCACTTCCAAGCCCGCCGAGGCCATGAAGTCGACGTCGCTCAGGTCGATCACCATGGCCGCCGGACGGCCGGCCAGCGCCCGGTCGGTCGCATCGGCCAACACCGGAGCAGATCCGAGGTCGATCTCGCCGACGGCCTTGAGCACCTCGATGCCGCGCATCCGCTGCGACGCCACCGTCAAATGCGTTGATTGAGAACGTAAAGGGTCCATGGCACCTCGATGTCGGGAATCGAACGATGGGTTCGAAACATGACGGGCGGCCTTTTGCACCCTGCTCCAGCATGTCACAAACCGCGGCGAGGACGCGCGCCGCCTCCGCCATCGCAGAGCCGCGCGGGCGGCACCGGATGCGCTCGCCGGGATGGCCCGCGCAATGTCAGCGCCCGCCGGACTTCGTCGCGCACCGGTGGAATTGCAGGCAGACCGTGGTGCCGTCGGCGCGCCCTTCGACCGTGCATTCGTCGGACAGGGCATGCATCAACGGCAGGCCGCGACCCCGGAAGCCGGTCGGCGCGTTCGCTGCCGGTTCGACCCATCGGCCGCCGTCGGTCACGCACACCACGATCGTGGCGCCGGGCGTCTCGTACCGAACCGACAGCGTCATGACGCCCGGTCGGCCGCTGTCGCGGTATGCGTGCTCGGCGCAGTTCGACAGCGCCTCGCCGGTGCTCAGGATGACATCGCTCACGCGTTCGGGACTCAACGAGAAGTGCGTCTCGAGCCACTTCTGGAAGCGCGCCCGGAAGACGGCGACGTTTTCAGCGTCGGCGCGTCCGGTGAAGTTCGCGGATGGCACCACAAAGTTGGCGTCATCCGTGCGGCGCATCACAAGCGCTGATCTACCCGATAACGAGCGGCGCTACACCACAAAACCGGCCCGAATTCCGAGAGATAGATTCGCGCGCGACCACCGCTCGGCGGCTAGAGATGCGCGGTGTGGCGGGCCTGGTTTCCGCCGTTGCGTTTCGCGGCGTACATCGCCGTGTCCGCGGCCTTGATCAGCTCCTCGAGGAGGGCACCGGTTCGGGTCCGCAGTTCGGCACACGCCGTGCCGATGCTGGCCGTGACGGCGGGGGAGACGGCGGCTATCGCGGCGCAAAGCCGGGCGGCCAATGGTCGCAGGTCCGGCGACGCGCTCGTCAGCGCGATGAGGAACTCCTCGCCGCCCGCGCGGCAGATGATCGCGTCGGCGGGCGCGTGCTGCCGCAGCAGGCCCGCGACCAGCTGCAGCGCCTCGTCGCCGGCCGAATGACCGAGGGTGTCGTTGAGGCGTTTGAAGTCGTCGAGGTCGACCATGACCACCGCCAGATAGGCATGTCCCGGCGGGGGATGGGCCAGGCGGAGAGCGACCGCGTCCGACAGCGCCCGACGGTTCAGCAGACCGGTGAGGTCGTCTTCCTCGGAGCGCTGCGCGTACATCCGGATGCCGCGGGACATGCCCCAGAACCCGAGCGATACCGACAAGGTGACGAAGTTGATCAGCCAGAACACCGATGTGGCCGGGATGTCGCTTTGGTGGGACAGCCGCAGCGCCGCGGCGGTGGCGATCGTGACAGCCACCACGGCGTGGAGCAACAGCACTGTCGGGCTGTGAAAGACCGCGCTGTAGCCGCCCGTGACGGCCATGGGTGTACAGGCGAGCGTGGCCAGAATGGCGTTGGGCTGAGCCACGACCCACGCGCCGATGCACAGCACGGCGACCGCCAGCGCCGTCAGCGACTGCCGGCGCGTCGGCCAGCCCGCCAGCCAGAAGACCGCCATGCCGACGGTGTAAGCGGCGGTGATCATCCCGATGATCACGGCTCGCGTGCTGTCCTGGGGGTGGCTGAACAACATGGACAGCGGCACGGTGGCCGCCGACATGGCAACGGTCGCCATGATCGCCCGCGCCGACCACAGCATCCCCCGCTGCCGCAGGAACGACGTGACCCAGTCGTACTGCTCGGGTTGGTCGAGCCAGCTCTTCAGCCGAGACATCGGTAATCCTCCCGGCGAAGCGTCACCCTGAGCGGCACACGACAGCTGGCTGAATTGGCATGCGAATGTTGGTCGCGGATCTAGTAGACCAGAATCGACAGCTCCAAACCGGTCGAAATGCCGCGACCTCATCCGCCGGCGGGGTCCCGAAAGCATGCCGACGTGCTAACAGTCCGGCAACACGTCGTGCGGCATCGCGGCTTTTGCCGTCCGGTGATCGAGGATGCGGGGCATGACGCAAGCGCGGGGGACCGACGGTGGCGCGTGAGATTTCGCGCCAGACGTTTCTGCGGGGCGCTGCCGGAGCGTTGGCGGCCGGTGCGGTTCTCGGTCCTGCCCGCGCCGTCGCCGACCCGAGAACCACCGGGTGGGGCGGCCTGACGTCCGCTATCGGCGGGCAGGTGATCCTGCCGGACAGCGGCGCGCAATTCTCCGCGGCCAAACAGGTTTTCAACACCAACTACAACGACTCCTCGCCGGCGGCGGTCGTGACGGTGAAGTCGCTGGCCGACGTGCAACGGGCGATGGCATTCGCCGCGGCGAACAACCTCAAAGTCGCTCCGCGCAGCGGGGGACATTCCTACATCGGCGCGTCCACGGCGAACAGCACCATGGTGCTCGACCTGCGCCAGCTGGCCGGCGACGTCAACTACGACGCCGCCACCGGGAACGTCACGGTGACACCGGCGACCAGTTTGTACGCGATGCACCAGACGTTGGCGGCGGCGGGCCGGGGGATACCCACGGGCACCTGCCCTTCCGTCGGGGCGGCGGGGCACGCCCTCGGCGGGGGGCTGGGCGCCCAGTCGCGGCACGCGGGGCTGCTGTGCGACGCGCTGCGGTCGGCCACGGTCGTGCTGCCGGGTGGTCAGGCGGTCACCACGTCGGCCACCAGTCAACCCGACCTGTTCTGGGGGCTGCGGGGCGGCGGAGGCGGCAACTTCGGCGTCACAACGTCGTTGACGTTCGCCACCTTCCCGACCACCGACGTCGACGTCGTCAACCTCAACTTCCCGCCGCAGTCGTTCGCGCAGGTGCTGGTCGGCTGGCAGAACTGGCTGCGCAGCGCCGACCGGAGCATGTGGGCGCTGGCCGACAGCACCACCGACGCCTTCGGTCAGCAGTGCCGCATCATGGCCACCTGCCCGGCCGGGTCGGGCGCCAGCGTGTCCGCCGCGATCATCAAAGCCGTTGGGCTGCAACCATCCGGCACGGACAGCCACACCTTCGACTATCTGGATCTGGTGAAATATCTGGCCGTCGGCAACCTCAACCCGGCGCCGCTGGGATATGTGGGCGGCTCCGACGTCTTCCCCACCATCAGCCCCGCCGCGGCGCAGGGAATCGCCGCCGCGGTCAACGCCTTTCCTCGCGGCGCGGGCCGGATGCTGGCGATCATGCACGCCCTTGACGGCGCCCTGGCGGACGTGGCGCCGGGGGCGACGGCGTTCCCGTGGCGCCGGCAGTACGCGCTGGTCCAGTGGTACGTCGAGACGTCGGGTTCTGCCGCGGCGGCCACCAACTGGCTCAGCACGGCACATCAAGCGGTGCAACCGTATTCGGTCGGCGGCTATGTCAACTACGTTGAGGCGAACCAGCCCGCTTCGCGGTACTTCAGCTCGAATCTGTCCCGGCTCGCGGCCGTACGGCAGAAGTACGATCCGGGCCGGGTCATGTTCTCGGGCCTGCGTTATTGACGCCGGTCAGGCCGCATAGCCTCCGTCATTGAGGTCGTCGAGCAGGCTCGGATGGGTGGGCCGCCAATCGAATTGCTCGCGCGTCAGCGCGCTCGATGCGGGCTGGTCCACCCCGAACAGGTGGCCGAGTACTCCGAAGTCCTCGGCCGGGACCGACCGGACGGGCAGGTTGAGCTGGCGGCCAATGGCTTCGGCGATGGCCCGCATCGGGTCGCCCTCGTCGGCGACGGCGTGCGCGACCGTGCCAGGTGTTGCGCCTTCCAGAGCCAGCCGGAACAGCCGGGCGGCGTCGAGGACATGCACGGCGGGCCAGCGCTGGCTGCCGTCCCCGACATAACCGGAGACCCCGGTTGCTTGCGCGGCGGCGATCAGCAGCGAGGCGAACCCGAACGGTCCGCCCTGGCGATGCACGGACCGGGGGAGGCGGACCACGGCCGAGCGAACGTCCTTCGCGGCCAGATCGAGGACTGCCCGGGCGGTGCGGGCGCGTCCGCCGATGGTTCCTTCGGCGGGTAGCGGATCCTCCTCCGTCGCAACGTGTCCGGGGATGGCCGGGGTGCCGGAGGCGACGACCAACGGCTTCCCGCTGCCTTCGAGTGCAGCCCCGAGTGTCGCTACGGCACAGCCTTCCTGGGCGCTCATCTGCTCGAAGTTGTTGAAGTCGTGGCCGAAGGCGAGATAGACGACCCCGTCGGATTGCGCCGCACCGGCCCGCAGGCTCCCGGGATCGTCGATGTCTCCGGAGAAGTCGGTCGCCCCCATGGCGCGGGCGGCCTGCGCCGACGCGGGCGAGCGGGTCAGGCAGAGCACTTCGTGACCCGCGCCGATCAGTTCGGGGACTACCGCTGAGCCGATTCCGCCGGTGCCCCCCGTGACGAATACCCGCATGAGCCACTCCTTCGAGTAATAAGACCAAGGTCTTATCACCCTAGCAGCGTGACGGGACAATTGTCCCGTCAGTATGATGGCGCGGTGCCCCGATGGGAACCCGATGCGCGCCAGCGGCTGGTCTCAGCCGCGCTGCATCTCTTCGCCGAACAGGGCTACGACCAAACCACGGTTACCCAGATCACGGACCGGGCCGGCCTGACCAAGAGCACCTTCTTCCGGTATTTCCCCGACAAGCGGGAGGTGCTGGCGGCCGGCCAGGAGACCCTGGCACGGCTTCTGGTCGACGGCATCGCCGCGGCACCGGAGAACGCCGGCGCGCTGACCGCGGTCGGCGCCGGGCTGGAACGCGCGGCAGGGGCGATGACGCCGTTCAATCGCGAGCTCGCGCCCCGCCTGCACGCGGTGATCGCCACGAGCGCGGAACTGCAGGAACGCGACGCCCTCAAGCAGGTGGGCCTGGCCGCGGCGATGAAGGGCGCGTTATGCGCGCGCGGCGTGCCGGACCTGGCGGCAGCCCTGGCGGCCGAGTTGGGAGTGCTGGCGTTCAAGGAAGCCTTCGCCGCCTGGGTCGCATCGGACAACGAGCGCGGCCTGGCCGAATTGGTGCGCACCGCCCTGGAGCGGCTCCGCGCCACCGTGGCCGAGCTCGACTGAGCACGAACGCGTATCGCCAGGAGAGCTAACTTTCCGCGGCGCGCGCCAAATCCGCGGTAGCCGAACGCAATTGGCTGGCAGAATGAAGCGGGGCCGCAAAGCCGACGCGGACGTCCACCGTGCCGCTCGCCGCGTGCACGCGCAGGTCCAGGCCGTAGCGGTCGATGCCGGTACAGGTCGCGGCCTCGGCGTCGGGGCAGCCGCCGAACGCCCGGGCCATGGCCGCCAGGGCGTCGGCGTGGTCGGCGTTGAGGTGCGCGATGGCCCGCGCCGCGGCCGGGGAGACCGGGTCGGGCGAGGCGGCGTCATACTGTTCGCCGCTGACCGAGTCCACGCGGGCGTATCCGCCGACCCAGCGCACCCGGTGAACGCGCAGCACCCACAGGGTGAAGTCACTGAAGTCGAGATAGACACCGGCGCCCGGCACCGCCTCCCGGTACGCCGCGCGGGCCGCGTCGCGTTCGGCGGCCGAGGGCCGAAACACCCGGCCGGCCAGCGTGATACGACCGACAGCGAGCGGGTCGGCGTCACTGCTGGCCGCGACGATCGACATGCTGGCCCGCGGGTCGGCCGCGAGGTTGCGGCCGTGCTCGGCCAGATCCGACACGCACAGCACCGGCGCCCCGCCCAGCAGTCCGTACGCCACGTATGACGCCCAGGGATCGCCGTCGGCGGTCAGGGTCGCCAGCGTCGCGGCGTTGGTTCCGGCAGCGATCGTGCGTGCCTGCTCGGCGGCAGACGGGCGGGCGGTGTTGTGCACAAACGCGACGCTACTTTCTTTCGCGCCGAACGTGGGCCTCAGGCCGAGGCGCTGAGTATCTTGATCGCGAAGACCAGCGTGTCGCCCGGCCGGATTCCGGCGCTGGGCTGACCGTTGGGGTAGCCGTCCGCCGACGTCATGGCGACGCCGACGGTGGAGCCGACCTTTTGCCCCGCGATGGCCTTCTGGAAGCCCGGCACGACTCCGCCGAGCGGGAAGTCGACCGGAGCGCCCCGCTGGTAGCTGCTGTCGAAGACCGAGCCGTCGCGCCCGTTGACACCCATGTAGCAGACGGAGACGGTGGCCGTCGGCGCGACGACCGGGCCGTCCCCGGCCCGCAGGGTGTGCACCTGGGTCTGCGTCACGCTGAACGGTGTGGTCACGTTGATGCTCGGAGCGGTCGTATCCGTGGATCCGGTGACGGCGATGCTGCCCGTCGTGCCGGCGAGCGTCCAGTCGGGTGTGCCACCCGCCTGCGGCGGGGCCGTTGGGCATGAGGCGGCCGCGGTCGCCTTGCCCGAGGCATCGAGCATCAGACCGATTGCGGCAACACAGGCCGCGAACGCGACCGCATAGGGATACACCTTCGAGGAATTCACCGCCGCCACGCTACAGCCACTGACGGGCGCGGCCGCCGGCCGAGTCGTGTTTGCACCGCGCGCTTGACCCGCACGCCCCGATTCGGTTCGAATGTTGCCAGCACGAGGGGAGCCCAGATGAGAGCAATCGTTCGCCGTTTGGTCATCGCCGTCATGATGGCGATCACCTCGATGGCATCCGTGGCGGTGGTGCTGCCCGCAGTGAGTTCCGCCGACTGCGGTGACGGCGAATGGTGGGACCCCACGGGCAAGGTCTGCCGCCCGCTCGGGGTCGGGCCGCAGCCCCTGGCATGCGACCCGGGTCAGTGGTGGGACCCGACGGCGAATGTATGCCGACCCCTCGGAGTCGGGCCGCAACCGCTGGCGTGCGACAACGGTTGGTGGTGGGATCCGGGCGCCAACGTGTGCCGGCCGCCGGTGGTTCCGCCGTCCGGCTAGGACAGACTGGGACGTGACCGGCCGGCCGAGTCTCATGACGGTTTCGGTTGGGCAAAGTTCGTGCAGCGGTCCTGCAGCGCGCCCGCGATCCGCGAACCGATATCGCACGTCTGGCGCTACCGTGGGCTGCTATGGGCCGACTGGACAGATTTGTGAAGCGCTGGCGCACAGCGCTTCACGTAGTCGTGTCGGCGTCGGTCGTTGCCATCCTCGGGCTCGGGGTCAGCCCCGCGGCTCATGCGGCTGCGGCCTCGGCGACGTTGCAGGTACAACACGCGTGGCAGACCGGCTTCATCGCCCGTTTCGTCGTCACCAACTCGAGCATGGTGCAGATGCCCGACTGGCGCCTCGATTTCGACTTGCCGGTGGGAGAAACCGTCTCGCACACGTGGAACAGCAACTTCACCCAGACCGGCACGCACGTGGTGATCACTCCGGCGAACTGGAATCACACCATCGCACCGGGCGGCTCGGCCACGGGTGGGATGCGGGGGGTGCTGATCGGTGCCTTTTCGCCGCCGTCGAATTGTGTGCTCAACGGGCAATACCCTTGCACCTAGCGCATGTCGCGCGGCGAACGCGTCGCGCTCTGCCTGGTCGGTCAAACGCGTTGGACCGCAGCCGTAACCGCCGCTGAGCTCGCCGCGGATCCGGCATGCGGCCCCGCCCCGGTTGACTAGTTCGCTCCTGCGTCGGACGGTACCGCTGCCGTGGGGATGGCGTTGTCGATGAGCATGACTGCGATGGCGGCGGCGGTGGCGAAGCTTTCGCTGTT
Proteins encoded in this region:
- a CDS encoding STAS domain-containing protein yields the protein MQKAARHVSNPSFDSRHRGAMDPLRSQSTHLTVASQRMRGIEVLKAVGEIDLGSAPVLADATDRALAGRPAAMVIDLSDVDFMASAGLEVLVKAYRTAAGNTKVVVVADGPATSRPIRLMGVDEVVPLYSVLDDAIAGLTDGEL
- a CDS encoding ATP-binding protein, encoding MRRTDDANFVVPSANFTGRADAENVAVFRARFQKWLETHFSLSPERVSDVILSTGEALSNCAEHAYRDSGRPGVMTLSVRYETPGATIVVCVTDGGRWVEPAANAPTGFRGRGLPLMHALSDECTVEGRADGTTVCLQFHRCATKSGGR
- a CDS encoding GGDEF domain-containing protein, giving the protein MSRLKSWLDQPEQYDWVTSFLRQRGMLWSARAIMATVAMSAATVPLSMLFSHPQDSTRAVIIGMITAAYTVGMAVFWLAGWPTRRQSLTALAVAVLCIGAWVVAQPNAILATLACTPMAVTGGYSAVFHSPTVLLLHAVVAVTIATAAALRLSHQSDIPATSVFWLINFVTLSVSLGFWGMSRGIRMYAQRSEEDDLTGLLNRRALSDAVALRLAHPPPGHAYLAVVMVDLDDFKRLNDTLGHSAGDEALQLVAGLLRQHAPADAIICRAGGEEFLIALTSASPDLRPLAARLCAAIAAVSPAVTASIGTACAELRTRTGALLEELIKAADTAMYAAKRNGGNQARHTAHL
- a CDS encoding FAD-dependent oxidoreductase, translated to MAREISRQTFLRGAAGALAAGAVLGPARAVADPRTTGWGGLTSAIGGQVILPDSGAQFSAAKQVFNTNYNDSSPAAVVTVKSLADVQRAMAFAAANNLKVAPRSGGHSYIGASTANSTMVLDLRQLAGDVNYDAATGNVTVTPATSLYAMHQTLAAAGRGIPTGTCPSVGAAGHALGGGLGAQSRHAGLLCDALRSATVVLPGGQAVTTSATSQPDLFWGLRGGGGGNFGVTTSLTFATFPTTDVDVVNLNFPPQSFAQVLVGWQNWLRSADRSMWALADSTTDAFGQQCRIMATCPAGSGASVSAAIIKAVGLQPSGTDSHTFDYLDLVKYLAVGNLNPAPLGYVGGSDVFPTISPAAAQGIAAAVNAFPRGAGRMLAIMHALDGALADVAPGATAFPWRRQYALVQWYVETSGSAAAATNWLSTAHQAVQPYSVGGYVNYVEANQPASRYFSSNLSRLAAVRQKYDPGRVMFSGLRY
- a CDS encoding SDR family oxidoreductase — its product is MRVFVTGGTGGIGSAVVPELIGAGHEVLCLTRSPASAQAARAMGATDFSGDIDDPGSLRAGAAQSDGVVYLAFGHDFNNFEQMSAQEGCAVATLGAALEGSGKPLVVASGTPAIPGHVATEEDPLPAEGTIGGRARTARAVLDLAAKDVRSAVVRLPRSVHRQGGPFGFASLLIAAAQATGVSGYVGDGSQRWPAVHVLDAARLFRLALEGATPGTVAHAVADEGDPMRAIAEAIGRQLNLPVRSVPAEDFGVLGHLFGVDQPASSALTREQFDWRPTHPSLLDDLNDGGYAA
- a CDS encoding TetR/AcrR family transcriptional regulator translates to MPRWEPDARQRLVSAALHLFAEQGYDQTTVTQITDRAGLTKSTFFRYFPDKREVLAAGQETLARLLVDGIAAAPENAGALTAVGAGLERAAGAMTPFNRELAPRLHAVIATSAELQERDALKQVGLAAAMKGALCARGVPDLAAALAAELGVLAFKEAFAAWVASDNERGLAELVRTALERLRATVAELD
- a CDS encoding HugZ family pyridoxamine 5'-phosphate oxidase, whose translation is MHNTARPSAAEQARTIAAGTNAATLATLTADGDPWASYVAYGLLGGAPVLCVSDLAEHGRNLAADPRASMSIVAASSDADPLAVGRITLAGRVFRPSAAERDAARAAYREAVPGAGVYLDFSDFTLWVLRVHRVRWVGGYARVDSVSGEQYDAASPDPVSPAAARAIAHLNADHADALAAMARAFGGCPDAEAATCTGIDRYGLDLRVHAASGTVDVRVGFAAPLHSASQLRSATADLARAAES
- a CDS encoding FKBP-type peptidyl-prolyl cis-trans isomerase; this encodes MAAVNSSKVYPYAVAFAACVAAIGLMLDASGKATAAASCPTAPPQAGGTPDWTLAGTTGSIAVTGSTDTTAPSINVTTPFSVTQTQVHTLRAGDGPVVAPTATVSVCYMGVNGRDGSVFDSSYQRGAPVDFPLGGVVPGFQKAIAGQKVGSTVGVAMTSADGYPNGQPSAGIRPGDTLVFAIKILSASA
- a CDS encoding cellulose-binding domain-containing protein — its product is MGRLDRFVKRWRTALHVVVSASVVAILGLGVSPAAHAAAASATLQVQHAWQTGFIARFVVTNSSMVQMPDWRLDFDLPVGETVSHTWNSNFTQTGTHVVITPANWNHTIAPGGSATGGMRGVLIGAFSPPSNCVLNGQYPCT